Proteins co-encoded in one Holophagales bacterium genomic window:
- a CDS encoding DUF2062 domain-containing protein — MIEFLRRRLVRPVLEQLTQGLSPDAIALTIAVGLAIAVIPVVGTTTILCTTAAIVLRLNQPLIQAINYLSFPLQLAFIVPYLRLGRILFGGAAIHMSAQELAVFVTSRPAEAFGALWRVTLQALGAWFLTAPVIVAVVFFALRPVLRSVARRLRSGTAVGSEPALGAVPVAVVEEPDERRGARLPAPD; from the coding sequence GTGATCGAGTTCCTGCGCCGGCGTCTCGTTCGCCCGGTCCTCGAGCAGCTGACGCAGGGCCTCTCTCCCGACGCGATCGCGTTGACGATCGCCGTCGGCCTCGCGATCGCCGTCATCCCGGTCGTCGGGACGACGACGATCCTGTGCACGACGGCCGCGATCGTCCTGCGGCTCAACCAGCCCCTCATCCAGGCGATCAACTACCTCTCGTTTCCGCTCCAGCTCGCCTTCATCGTCCCGTATCTCAGGCTGGGGAGGATCCTGTTCGGAGGCGCGGCCATCCACATGTCGGCTCAGGAGCTCGCCGTCTTCGTCACGTCGAGACCAGCGGAGGCCTTCGGGGCCCTGTGGCGGGTGACGCTCCAGGCGCTCGGGGCCTGGTTCCTCACGGCGCCTGTCATCGTGGCCGTCGTCTTCTTCGCCCTCCGGCCCGTTCTCAGGAGCGTCGCGCGGCGGCTGCGATCCGGGACCGCGGTGGGATCCGAGCCCGCTCTCGGGGCCGTTCCTGTCGCCGTCGTCGAGGAGCCGG